One Methylomarinovum tepidoasis DNA window includes the following coding sequences:
- the smrA gene encoding DNA endonuclease SmrA, producing MTIEDEDLFREAMADARPLRCDKVPIRHAARPTPGQDYRREAARRPLDDSNFLPTSFIEPLPPHAILEYRRPGLQDGVFRKLRRGEYPAEALLDLHAMTVEQARREVYHFVQTCLQQSVRCALIIHGKGTPQSPGLLKGCLLRWLPLLPEVMAFHSAPRHQGGSGALYVLVRKSELEKERNRRRYQLAER from the coding sequence ATGACGATTGAAGACGAGGACCTGTTCCGGGAAGCGATGGCCGACGCTCGGCCGCTTCGCTGTGACAAAGTGCCGATACGACACGCCGCCCGCCCGACCCCGGGCCAGGACTACCGGCGGGAGGCGGCCCGGCGGCCATTGGATGACAGCAACTTCCTGCCCACCAGTTTCATCGAGCCGCTGCCACCGCACGCGATTCTGGAATACCGCCGGCCGGGGCTGCAGGACGGGGTGTTTCGCAAGCTGCGGCGCGGCGAATATCCGGCCGAGGCGCTGTTGGACCTGCACGCCATGACGGTCGAACAGGCCCGGCGCGAAGTCTATCACTTCGTCCAGACGTGCCTGCAGCAGTCGGTGCGTTGCGCCCTCATCATCCACGGCAAGGGGACGCCGCAATCGCCCGGCTTGCTCAAGGGGTGCCTGCTGCGGTGGCTGCCGCTGCTGCCGGAGGTGATGGCGTTCCACAGCGCCCCGCGCCACCAGGGCGGCAGCGGCGCGCTCTACGTGCTGGTGAGGAAAAGTGAGCTGGAGAAGGAACGCAACCGCCGCCGTTATCAGTTGGCGGAGCGATGA
- a CDS encoding phosphopantetheine-binding protein: MAEAALIDELKSMLIEGLHLEDVTPDDIDPEAPLFGDGLGLDSIDALEIGVMLDRRYGIKITSDDKRNPQIFASLASLADFVAAHRQR, translated from the coding sequence ATGGCCGAAGCTGCACTGATCGACGAACTCAAATCCATGCTGATCGAGGGGTTGCATCTGGAGGATGTGACCCCCGACGACATCGACCCCGAAGCCCCCCTGTTCGGCGACGGCCTCGGGCTCGATTCCATCGACGCTCTGGAGATCGGGGTGATGCTGGACCGCCGCTACGGCATCAAGATCACCTCCGACGACAAGCGCAACCCCCAGATCTTCGCCTCCCTCGCTTCCCTGGCCGACTTCGTCGCCGCCCACCGCCAGCGATGA
- a CDS encoding RsmB/NOP family class I SAM-dependent RNA methyltransferase: MPLQRYRPLIDDWDAFTAALARPLPRVLWANPLRLDAATLADLLREEGLTPQPVAWYPGALRLPAGTPVGGRWWYFAGLAHAQEEASLLPVRLLDPRPGERILDLCAAPGGKTAQIAMILHGRGTVVANDVILGRMRPLRANLERLGLLNVSLTLRDGAGYPNAAGAFDRILVDAPCSCEGTLRRHDPLERYGAEVSSRYARLQQALLRRAVALCRPGGRIVYSTCTFAPEENEAVIDAVLRQSGGMVRVVPQAVGGLRTAPGVSRWNGRRFDPQVEHCLRLWPHHNDTGGFFAAVLEKTPDAEAPRAAPANPPQVEAPELETWLRRRHDLPPDCMADWLPCRHSSRGIHVVQRDHRPPARPEPEVMGVEVLKTATRPPKVTTAGALLLAPQARANVIDLEAAQLPAYFGRQTFPVATAQTHRCRRGFVIVRHRGFGLGSGWYDPDAARLQSLFPKRAPGRVAP; this comes from the coding sequence ATGCCCCTGCAGCGCTACCGCCCCCTGATCGACGACTGGGACGCCTTCACCGCCGCCCTGGCCCGCCCCCTGCCCCGGGTGCTGTGGGCCAACCCGTTGCGTCTCGACGCCGCCACTCTGGCCGATCTGTTGCGGGAGGAGGGGCTGACGCCGCAGCCTGTCGCCTGGTATCCGGGCGCGCTGCGGCTGCCGGCGGGAACGCCGGTGGGCGGGCGCTGGTGGTATTTCGCCGGCCTGGCCCACGCCCAGGAGGAGGCTTCTCTGCTACCGGTGCGCCTCCTCGACCCCCGGCCGGGGGAACGCATTCTCGACCTGTGCGCCGCTCCCGGCGGTAAGACCGCCCAGATCGCCATGATCCTCCACGGGCGCGGCACGGTGGTGGCCAACGACGTGATCCTGGGGCGGATGCGGCCGCTGCGGGCCAATCTGGAGCGCCTCGGGCTCCTCAACGTCAGCCTGACCCTGCGTGACGGAGCCGGTTATCCCAACGCCGCCGGGGCCTTCGACCGCATCCTGGTGGACGCGCCCTGTTCCTGTGAGGGCACCCTGCGCCGCCACGATCCCCTGGAACGTTACGGCGCCGAAGTATCGTCCCGCTACGCCCGCCTGCAGCAGGCCCTGCTGCGGCGTGCTGTCGCTCTGTGCCGCCCCGGCGGGCGCATCGTCTATTCCACCTGCACCTTCGCCCCGGAGGAAAACGAGGCGGTGATCGACGCAGTGCTGCGCCAGAGCGGTGGAATGGTGCGGGTGGTGCCGCAGGCGGTGGGCGGCCTGCGTACCGCGCCGGGCGTCTCCCGCTGGAACGGCCGCCGTTTCGATCCCCAGGTGGAACACTGCCTGCGCCTGTGGCCCCACCACAACGACACCGGCGGTTTCTTCGCCGCGGTGCTGGAAAAGACGCCCGATGCGGAAGCACCTCGGGCCGCCCCCGCCAACCCGCCTCAGGTGGAGGCGCCCGAATTGGAAACCTGGCTGCGACGGCGCCACGATCTACCCCCGGACTGCATGGCCGATTGGCTGCCCTGCCGTCACAGCAGCCGCGGCATCCACGTGGTCCAACGCGACCACCGGCCGCCGGCACGGCCCGAGCCGGAGGTGATGGGCGTGGAGGTGCTCAAGACCGCCACCCGTCCGCCCAAGGTCACCACCGCCGGCGCCTTGCTGCTGGCGCCGCAGGCCCGGGCCAACGTGATCGATCTGGAAGCGGCGCAGCTGCCGGCCTATTTCGGCCGCCAGACCTTCCCGGTGGCCACCGCCCAGACCCACCGCTGCCGCCGCGGTTTCGTCATCGTCCGCCACCGCGGCTTCGGTCTGGGCAGCGGCTGGTACGATCCGGACGCCGCCCGCTTACAGAGCCTGTTTCCCAAGCGCGCTCCCGGACGGGTGGCGCCGTGA
- a CDS encoding MlaD family protein: MSKRANPTVIGAFVIGAVFLFFAALLIFGGAELWSERERYMIYFRESVNGLNIGAPVKMRGVQIGKVAEIRLIFDQETKQPLTQVIVEIQKGHVQLVGKKRPLHYPLEELIQAGLRAQLKLQSLVTGQLYVDIDFRPETPVKLVGRYNETLEEIPAIPSSQEEIENTITSLVKQIKELPLQELFAKLDSTLTHINAVVSQPEFEELAPHLDTLLVNLDTSITHLDENLRISKRTLTHIDKALPALATQSEATLKQARQALAQAETAFRALQQSMGPQAPLTTEAQFTLQALQEAARELRVLSETLQTHPEALLQGKGGNP, from the coding sequence ATGAGTAAACGGGCCAATCCCACCGTCATCGGCGCGTTCGTCATCGGTGCGGTGTTCCTGTTCTTCGCCGCCCTGCTGATCTTTGGCGGCGCCGAACTGTGGTCGGAACGCGAACGCTACATGATCTATTTCCGCGAATCCGTCAACGGCCTCAACATCGGCGCTCCGGTGAAGATGCGCGGGGTCCAGATCGGCAAGGTCGCCGAAATCCGCCTGATCTTCGATCAGGAAACCAAGCAGCCGTTGACCCAGGTGATCGTCGAAATCCAGAAAGGGCACGTGCAGCTGGTCGGTAAAAAACGGCCGCTGCACTATCCGCTGGAGGAACTGATCCAGGCCGGACTGCGGGCCCAGCTCAAGCTCCAGAGCCTGGTGACCGGCCAGCTCTATGTCGATATCGATTTCCGTCCGGAAACCCCGGTGAAGCTGGTTGGCAGATACAACGAGACCCTGGAGGAAATCCCCGCCATTCCCTCCAGCCAGGAGGAAATCGAAAACACCATCACCTCGCTGGTAAAACAGATCAAGGAGTTGCCGCTGCAGGAGCTGTTCGCCAAGCTTGATTCCACCCTGACCCACATCAATGCGGTGGTCTCTCAGCCTGAATTCGAGGAACTGGCCCCTCATCTCGACACCCTACTGGTGAATCTCGATACCAGCATCACCCATCTGGACGAGAACCTGCGGATCTCGAAACGCACCCTGACACACATCGACAAGGCCCTGCCGGCCCTGGCGACGCAATCGGAGGCCACGTTGAAACAGGCCCGTCAGGCACTGGCCCAGGCGGAGACGGCCTTCCGCGCGCTACAGCAAAGCATGGGACCACAGGCACCACTGACGACAGAAGCCCAATTCACGCTCCAGGCGCTTCAGGAGGCCGCCAGGGAGCTGCGCGTCCTCTCCGAGACCCTGCAAACCCACCCGGAAGCGCTGCTGCAAGGCAAAGGAGGCAATCCATGA
- a CDS encoding ABC transporter ATP-binding protein, translating into MTEAHLTVRDLTMAYGDRIIQRDLNFTVNRGDIFIIMGGSGCGKSTLLRHLIGLLPPARGHIYYGDVDFWAAPPTRRQAILRRIGVLYQSGALWSSMTLAENVSLPLEEYTRLPEAEIQALASFKLSLVGLRGFEDFYPFEISGGMQKRAGLARAIALDPEILFFDEPSAGLDPISAKRLDDLIVELRDSLGATVVIVTHELPSILAIGTNSVFLDAEAKTMIAQGPPRELLHHPNPKVREFLTRGGTLHE; encoded by the coding sequence ATGACGGAAGCGCACCTCACCGTCCGCGATCTGACTATGGCCTATGGCGACCGGATCATCCAGCGGGATCTGAACTTCACCGTCAACCGCGGCGACATCTTCATCATCATGGGCGGCTCCGGTTGCGGCAAGAGCACGCTGCTACGCCATCTCATCGGCCTGCTGCCGCCGGCCCGGGGGCACATCTATTACGGCGACGTGGATTTCTGGGCCGCCCCGCCGACGCGGCGCCAGGCCATCCTGCGCCGGATCGGAGTGCTGTACCAGAGCGGCGCCCTGTGGAGCTCCATGACCCTGGCGGAAAACGTTTCGTTGCCGCTGGAGGAATACACCCGGCTGCCCGAAGCGGAAATCCAGGCCCTGGCCTCGTTCAAGCTGTCACTGGTGGGGCTGCGAGGCTTCGAGGATTTCTACCCCTTCGAGATCAGCGGCGGGATGCAGAAGCGCGCCGGATTGGCCCGCGCCATCGCCCTCGACCCGGAAATCCTGTTTTTCGACGAGCCTTCCGCCGGCCTCGACCCCATCAGCGCCAAGCGCCTCGACGACCTGATCGTGGAACTGCGCGACAGCCTGGGGGCGACCGTGGTCATCGTCACCCACGAGCTGCCCAGCATTCTCGCCATCGGCACCAATTCCGTCTTCCTCGACGCCGAAGCCAAGACCATGATCGCTCAGGGACCGCCCCGCGAGCTGCTGCACCATCCCAACCCCAAAGTCCGAGAATTCCTGACCCGAGGAGGAACCCTCCATGAGTAA
- a CDS encoding alpha/beta fold hydrolase, with protein MSHNVMRAMVLTMHWLLWGGWGVVWAGGNALEESRLLEGLHLDGGAKTLTLTAPAGPFQAILDEAATQRMKGVAILLPEAGARADAGVLRALRRGLPPHGWSTLSLQLPVLEAEAEPQEYWDLLPQAAARIAAAVARMKAAGIGNIALLGHGFGATAALRYLGQGGDDSVHAAVLLGPWWPADHADTLETWSKAAAVAVLDVYGERDDRTVLHSASRRRLLFKELDDFRQWRVSATGHDYRGRETWLVERIYGWLQRVAPGEEVSDDD; from the coding sequence ATGTCCCACAACGTGATGCGCGCCATGGTGCTGACGATGCACTGGCTGCTTTGGGGCGGCTGGGGTGTTGTCTGGGCCGGCGGCAACGCCCTGGAGGAATCCCGGCTGCTGGAAGGTCTGCATCTGGACGGCGGCGCCAAGACGCTGACCCTGACCGCCCCGGCGGGGCCGTTTCAGGCCATTCTCGACGAGGCCGCCACCCAGCGGATGAAGGGCGTGGCGATTCTGCTGCCCGAGGCCGGCGCGCGTGCCGATGCCGGCGTGTTGCGGGCGCTGCGGCGGGGGCTGCCCCCCCACGGCTGGAGTACCCTGAGTCTGCAGCTGCCGGTCCTGGAGGCCGAGGCCGAACCGCAGGAATACTGGGATCTTCTGCCCCAGGCGGCGGCCCGGATCGCTGCGGCGGTGGCACGCATGAAAGCGGCCGGGATCGGCAACATCGCCCTGTTGGGACACGGATTCGGCGCCACGGCGGCTCTGCGCTATCTCGGCCAGGGCGGCGACGACAGCGTGCATGCCGCCGTTCTCCTCGGCCCCTGGTGGCCGGCGGACCATGCCGATACCCTGGAAACCTGGAGCAAGGCTGCCGCAGTGGCGGTGCTGGACGTTTACGGCGAACGTGACGACCGCACGGTGCTGCACAGCGCTTCGCGTCGCCGCTTGCTGTTCAAGGAGCTTGATGATTTCCGTCAGTGGCGCGTCAGTGCAACCGGGCACGATTACCGGGGCCGGGAGACGTGGCTGGTGGAGCGCATCTACGGCTGGCTACAGCGGGTGGCACCGGGAGAGGAGGTGAGCGATGACGATTGA
- a CDS encoding phosphotransferase enzyme family protein: protein MTDPAAITARFALPGRVVAVAPLGQGLINGTWRVVTTEARGVLQRLNSAVFPRPERIMANLRIVSRHLAAAPIRLPRPIPAVDGGDLVVSGGHAWRLLEHLPGITLTALRDSHDAAALGRSLGQLHRGLADLEPSRLYDTLPGFHEMVHYLAQLDRQLADGPVDVEIAPLIEFIEARRVRASALEEAGLPRRVIHGDPKLDNVLFDPRSRTPLAWIDPDTLKPGLWLWDVGDCVRSACGAAGRFDFERALALLGAWWREARPVLTRAERAWVPEAVWRLPFELGVRFLADHLAGDRYFKVGYRGENLDRARRQFALTAAIERQGGELEREWRRLSAAPGR, encoded by the coding sequence ATGACCGATCCGGCCGCCATCACCGCCCGTTTCGCCCTGCCGGGGCGCGTCGTCGCCGTCGCGCCTCTGGGGCAGGGGCTGATCAACGGCACCTGGCGGGTGGTCACCACCGAAGCGCGGGGTGTGTTGCAGCGTCTCAACAGCGCCGTCTTTCCCCGGCCTGAGCGGATCATGGCCAATCTCCGCATCGTCTCCCGCCATCTGGCCGCCGCCCCGATCCGCCTGCCGCGGCCGATCCCGGCCGTGGACGGCGGCGATCTGGTGGTCTCAGGCGGCCACGCCTGGCGTTTGCTCGAACATCTCCCCGGCATCACCCTGACCGCGCTGCGGGATTCTCATGACGCCGCCGCCCTCGGCCGCAGCCTGGGGCAGTTGCACCGGGGGCTGGCCGATCTCGAACCCAGCCGCCTCTACGACACCCTGCCGGGGTTTCACGAGATGGTCCATTACCTGGCGCAGTTGGATCGGCAGTTGGCCGACGGCCCCGTCGATGTGGAAATCGCCCCCCTGATCGAATTCATCGAAGCCCGCCGGGTCCGGGCTTCGGCCCTGGAGGAGGCCGGCCTGCCCCGGCGGGTGATCCACGGCGATCCCAAGCTCGACAACGTGCTGTTCGATCCCCGCTCCCGCACGCCCCTGGCCTGGATTGATCCGGACACCCTCAAACCCGGCCTGTGGTTGTGGGACGTGGGCGATTGCGTGCGCTCCGCCTGTGGCGCCGCTGGTCGTTTCGATTTCGAGCGGGCGCTGGCCTTGCTGGGTGCCTGGTGGCGGGAGGCCCGGCCGGTGTTGACGCGCGCCGAACGCGCCTGGGTGCCGGAGGCGGTCTGGCGCCTGCCGTTCGAGCTGGGGGTGCGGTTTCTGGCCGATCACCTGGCCGGTGACCGGTATTTCAAGGTGGGTTACCGCGGGGAGAATCTGGACCGGGCCCGCAGACAGTTCGCCCTGACGGCGGCCATCGAACGCCAGGGCGGGGAATTGGAAAGGGAATGGCGTCGGCTCAGCGCAGCACCTGGAAGATGA
- a CDS encoding CPBP family intramembrane glutamic endopeptidase — protein MIPGIGTALALIALYAVGVQIASAVIAALLGPLWFWRSLLLGEPVLLAWLAPFLRRYDLRALGLRPVSWREGVVVALWFQAIAIAMDAVVLWLAPPALVRSYLASFHPASLWEWLALGTVAVVLAPTLEELLFRGVLLAALRRHFRLPTAVLGSAVLFALVHIKPVQIVAALPLGWMLGHYVARGGSLYVTIVAHMAGNGLSLLGLLLPGMPWISASWRPSDTEGLLALVLAAVLLTTFARRPLPNG, from the coding sequence GTGATCCCCGGCATCGGCACCGCCCTGGCGCTCATCGCCCTCTACGCCGTCGGGGTGCAGATCGCCAGTGCGGTGATCGCCGCCCTGCTGGGTCCCCTGTGGTTCTGGCGCAGCCTGCTGCTGGGGGAACCCGTGCTGCTGGCCTGGCTGGCGCCGTTCCTGCGCCGCTACGATCTGCGTGCCCTGGGGCTGCGACCGGTGAGCTGGCGGGAAGGGGTGGTCGTGGCGCTGTGGTTCCAGGCCATCGCCATCGCCATGGATGCGGTGGTGCTGTGGCTGGCGCCGCCGGCGCTGGTGCGAAGCTATCTGGCCAGCTTCCATCCCGCCAGTCTCTGGGAATGGCTGGCGCTGGGGACGGTGGCGGTGGTCCTGGCCCCGACCCTGGAGGAACTGCTGTTCCGCGGCGTGTTGCTGGCGGCGCTGCGGCGGCATTTCCGTCTGCCGACGGCGGTGCTGGGCAGCGCGGTGCTGTTCGCTCTGGTGCACATCAAGCCGGTGCAGATCGTGGCCGCCCTGCCCCTGGGCTGGATGCTGGGCCACTACGTCGCCCGCGGCGGCAGCCTGTACGTCACCATCGTCGCCCACATGGCCGGAAACGGCCTGTCGCTGCTGGGGCTGCTGCTGCCCGGGATGCCTTGGATCTCGGCCAGCTGGCGTCCCTCCGACACGGAGGGGCTGCTGGCCCTGGTTTTGGCGGCGGTGCTGTTGACGACCTTCGCCAGAAGGCCGCTGCCTAACGGCTAA
- a CDS encoding MlaE family ABC transporter permease, translating to MHADDRSPRLSHRREGERLLMGLAGDWLLSDPARLRIDAIADLLDAPVRTVTVRDEGIGRWDSSLALWLQQLYDLCQSRGLELHVDQLPEGLRRLLQLATAVPPARTAPPHPERGWLAQIGRGVLQILDETYAFVHFIGEATLAALRFIRGKARYRPVDLWLLLQECGPGALPIVTLIALLVGLILAYVGALQLQMFGAQIYVASLVGIGTLREMGAMMTAIIMAGRTGSAYAAQLGTMQVNEEIDAFRTLGLSPMEFLVIPRMLALIVMVPLLTLYADLVGMLGGALAAVTVFDLTLLEYITQTRASLGLSDVIVGLVKAAVFGILIATAGCLQGIRCQRSAQAVGEASTAAVVTAIVAIVVADSLLTILFTRLGV from the coding sequence ATGCACGCTGACGACCGCTCCCCCAGACTGAGCCACCGGCGCGAGGGCGAACGGTTGCTCATGGGCCTTGCCGGCGACTGGCTGCTGTCGGACCCTGCCCGCCTCCGCATCGATGCCATTGCCGACCTGCTGGACGCCCCGGTCCGTACCGTGACGGTCCGGGACGAAGGCATCGGCCGCTGGGACAGCAGCCTAGCGCTGTGGCTGCAGCAGCTTTACGACCTGTGCCAGAGCCGCGGCCTGGAACTGCACGTCGATCAGTTGCCTGAAGGACTGCGTCGTCTGCTGCAACTGGCCACCGCGGTGCCGCCGGCGCGCACGGCGCCGCCGCACCCGGAACGCGGCTGGCTGGCCCAGATCGGCCGGGGAGTGCTGCAGATCCTCGACGAAACCTACGCCTTCGTCCATTTTATCGGCGAGGCGACCCTCGCCGCCCTGCGTTTCATCCGCGGCAAAGCCCGCTACCGTCCCGTCGACCTGTGGCTGCTGCTGCAGGAATGCGGCCCCGGCGCCTTGCCCATCGTCACTCTGATCGCCCTGCTGGTGGGCCTGATCCTGGCCTACGTCGGCGCCTTGCAGCTGCAGATGTTCGGCGCCCAGATCTACGTCGCCAGCCTGGTGGGCATCGGCACCCTGCGGGAGATGGGGGCGATGATGACGGCGATCATCATGGCCGGACGCACCGGTTCGGCCTACGCGGCCCAGCTGGGCACCATGCAGGTTAATGAGGAGATCGACGCCTTCAGGACCCTGGGACTGTCGCCGATGGAGTTTCTGGTCATCCCGCGTATGCTCGCCCTCATCGTCATGGTGCCGCTTCTGACCCTGTATGCCGACCTGGTGGGCATGTTGGGCGGCGCCCTGGCGGCAGTGACCGTGTTCGATCTGACCCTGCTGGAATACATCACCCAGACCCGCGCCTCCCTGGGACTCTCGGACGTGATCGTGGGCCTGGTCAAGGCGGCGGTGTTCGGGATTCTGATCGCTACCGCCGGCTGCCTCCAGGGCATCCGCTGTCAGCGCAGCGCCCAGGCGGTGGGGGAAGCTTCCACCGCGGCGGTGGTGACCGCCATCGTCGCCATCGTGGTGGCCGATTCGCTGCTGACCATTCTCTTCACCCGTCTGGGCGTCTGA
- a CDS encoding M48 family metallopeptidase, with product MRHTIWGWVFLCLWLAACATSPMGRSQLVLMPEDQLVQMGLQAFEQIKRKETVETDPALNTYVRCVVDALTRDLGGQWDVVVFRSDQVNAFALPGGHIGVYTGLLQVAENQHQLAAVIGHEIGHVLARHSNERMSQQFAVQQGLALVQAIANPGSATGQLAMAALGLGAQVGVLLPYSRIQESEADLIGLELMARAGFDPREAVALWRNMDRAGKAAPPEWLSTHPSHETRIREIEAYLPKVMPLYQQARAQGRTPRCRPPERR from the coding sequence ATGCGGCATACGATTTGGGGCTGGGTTTTCCTGTGTCTGTGGCTGGCGGCCTGCGCCACGTCGCCGATGGGAAGAAGCCAGCTGGTGCTGATGCCGGAGGATCAGCTGGTGCAGATGGGGTTGCAGGCCTTCGAGCAGATCAAGCGGAAGGAAACGGTCGAAACCGATCCGGCCCTCAACACCTATGTCCGTTGCGTGGTGGATGCATTGACCCGCGATCTGGGAGGCCAGTGGGATGTGGTGGTGTTTCGTTCCGACCAGGTCAACGCCTTCGCTCTGCCCGGTGGGCACATCGGGGTCTACACCGGTTTGCTGCAGGTGGCGGAGAACCAGCACCAGCTGGCGGCGGTCATCGGCCACGAGATCGGTCACGTGCTGGCGCGCCACAGCAACGAACGGATGTCGCAGCAGTTCGCCGTGCAGCAGGGCTTGGCGCTGGTTCAGGCCATCGCCAACCCGGGCTCGGCGACCGGTCAGCTGGCAATGGCGGCGTTGGGTCTGGGGGCTCAAGTGGGTGTCCTGCTGCCTTACAGCCGGATTCAGGAATCCGAGGCCGATCTGATCGGCCTGGAGCTGATGGCTAGAGCCGGTTTCGATCCCCGCGAGGCGGTCGCGCTGTGGCGCAACATGGACCGGGCCGGCAAGGCGGCGCCGCCCGAATGGCTGTCCACCCATCCCTCCCACGAAACCCGCATCCGCGAGATCGAAGCCTATCTGCCTAAGGTGATGCCGTTGTACCAGCAGGCCCGGGCCCAGGGGCGGACCCCCCGCTGCCGGCCGCCGGAGCGGCGGTGA
- a CDS encoding LolA family protein, producing MAKRSGWIETGCWLLWLCALPAWGGDLAAKLALDHPRQFRYQEIRDLALLAKPWRGSGFMIADPDGTLVKLQLLPERLVLIATPEELLYHDPVAGERRRLALPSSLPQVQGIVLLQHLLRGDLEAVSRDFALEEQATETGWRLVLTPKRPGSPFRRVILGEDGKGRYLTVEERDGDRSLIRLTPDEAGAHLKVRIARLLQQARGE from the coding sequence ATGGCAAAGCGTTCTGGCTGGATTGAAACCGGTTGCTGGCTGCTGTGGCTCTGCGCGCTGCCGGCCTGGGGCGGTGACCTGGCGGCGAAGCTGGCCCTCGATCACCCGCGCCAGTTCCGTTACCAGGAAATCCGTGATCTGGCTCTGCTGGCCAAGCCCTGGCGCGGCAGCGGCTTTATGATCGCCGACCCCGACGGTACCCTGGTGAAGCTGCAACTGCTGCCCGAGCGCCTCGTCCTGATCGCCACTCCCGAGGAACTGCTGTACCACGATCCTGTCGCCGGCGAGCGCCGCCGTCTCGCCCTGCCCAGTTCCCTCCCCCAGGTCCAGGGCATCGTGCTGCTGCAGCATCTGCTGCGCGGCGATCTTGAGGCCGTTTCCCGGGATTTCGCCCTGGAGGAGCAGGCGACGGAAACCGGCTGGCGCCTGGTGCTGACGCCCAAGCGCCCCGGAAGTCCGTTCCGCCGGGTGATCCTGGGCGAGGACGGCAAAGGGCGCTATCTGACGGTGGAGGAACGCGACGGTGACCGCAGCCTCATCCGCCTGACGCCGGACGAGGCGGGCGCCCACCTGAAGGTCAGGATCGCCCGCCTGCTGCAGCAGGCCCGGGGGGAATGA
- a CDS encoding PqiC family protein, translated as MNTRIVLLLPLFLLGGCALTGGRSPASHYYVLPAPQPTTAATDMATTIALVPVRLPRYLDHPQIVTLDRQGRVRLAEFHRWAEPLNTGFTRVLATALARQLPESRILILPARNAAPAWTLALQVHELQILPDRLKLLAEWRLLQGQTTRIWQREEIEHRLPAADYVAIATGLSGLGEELARRIARNLAGITAAPAAGSGGSAPGPGPAGTTASP; from the coding sequence ATGAATACCCGCATCGTCCTGCTGCTCCCACTGTTCCTGCTCGGTGGTTGTGCGCTGACCGGCGGCCGCAGCCCGGCGAGCCATTATTACGTGCTGCCGGCGCCGCAGCCGACCACGGCGGCAACCGATATGGCGACCACGATCGCGCTGGTGCCGGTGCGTCTGCCCCGCTATCTGGACCACCCCCAGATCGTGACCCTGGACCGCCAAGGCCGAGTCCGGCTGGCGGAATTCCACCGCTGGGCCGAACCCCTGAATACCGGCTTCACCCGGGTGCTGGCCACCGCCCTGGCCCGGCAGCTGCCTGAAAGCCGGATCCTGATCCTGCCGGCCCGCAACGCGGCCCCGGCCTGGACCCTGGCGCTCCAGGTGCACGAACTGCAAATTCTGCCCGACCGGCTGAAACTGCTGGCCGAATGGCGCCTGCTACAGGGTCAAACGACCCGTATCTGGCAACGGGAGGAAATCGAACACCGGCTGCCGGCCGCCGATTATGTCGCCATCGCCACCGGCCTGAGCGGATTGGGCGAGGAACTGGCCCGACGCATCGCCCGCAATCTGGCTGGGATCACCGCCGCTCCGGCGGCCGGCAGCGGGGGGTCCGCCCCTGGGCCCGGGCCTGCTGGTACAACGGCATCACCTTAG
- a CDS encoding Rsd/AlgQ family anti-sigma factor yields the protein MTQNPLSGNERRLQTNRMIEELLAERQQMWQLYWELAEMKPFDKHKEPLEQILRRFCQVMIDYISLGHFGIYRRIIEGTERRQQALEAAEKYYPAIAEATEVALKFNDQCENARLTDHDALHQALSELGEALATRIELEDKLLAAMRR from the coding sequence ATGACGCAAAATCCCCTCTCCGGCAACGAACGCCGTCTCCAGACCAACCGCATGATCGAGGAACTGCTGGCCGAACGCCAACAGATGTGGCAGCTCTACTGGGAACTGGCAGAAATGAAACCGTTCGACAAGCACAAGGAACCGCTCGAACAGATCCTGAGACGCTTCTGCCAGGTCATGATCGATTACATTTCCCTCGGTCACTTCGGCATCTACCGCCGCATCATCGAAGGCACCGAACGCCGGCAACAAGCACTGGAAGCTGCGGAAAAATACTATCCCGCCATCGCCGAGGCGACCGAAGTCGCCCTCAAGTTCAACGACCAATGTGAAAACGCCCGTCTCACCGACCACGACGCGCTCCATCAGGCGCTTTCCGAACTCGGCGAGGCCCTTGCAACCCGTATCGAGCTGGAAGACAAACTGCTCGCCGCCATGCGTCGATGA